Proteins encoded by one window of Pseudomonas sp. PSKL.D1:
- the rbfA gene encoding 30S ribosome-binding factor RbfA, whose translation MAKEYSRTQRIGDQMQRELAELIRREVKDPRVGLVTITAVDVSRDLGHAKVFITVMGEETPDAVQQSLKALNSAASFLRLHLGRSMQLRSVPQLHFHFDESVSRGVHLSALIERAVAEDRLHKDADKPDTEE comes from the coding sequence ATGGCAAAAGAATACAGCCGTACCCAACGAATCGGTGATCAGATGCAGCGCGAGCTGGCAGAGCTGATCCGCCGTGAAGTCAAAGACCCGCGCGTCGGCCTGGTGACCATCACCGCCGTCGATGTCAGCCGAGACCTGGGCCACGCCAAGGTCTTCATCACCGTCATGGGTGAAGAAACGCCGGACGCCGTGCAGCAATCGCTCAAGGCGCTGAACAGTGCCGCCAGCTTCTTGCGCCTGCATTTGGGCCGCTCGATGCAACTGCGCAGCGTGCCTCAATTGCACTTCCACTTCGATGAAAGCGTCAGCCGTGGTGTCCACCTGTCGGCGCTGATCGAGCGTGCGGTGGCCGAAGACCGCCTGCACAAGGATGCTGACAAGCCGGACACCGAGGAGTAA